From the genome of Xyrauchen texanus isolate HMW12.3.18 chromosome 22, RBS_HiC_50CHRs, whole genome shotgun sequence, one region includes:
- the si:dkey-13p1.4 gene encoding transmembrane protein 151B — MLSLDLETDTTAEDTAPSTPDGGAETPASLDVLEEQWPIKQSLSASMCREMHWRCLLLSLLMYSCLGAMAWCQLTQVTKLSFDSSSTSLTASMNSLRGGGGRAMIYHDSPCSDGYVFIPLAFLLMLYAVYLMECWHCRARSELQCKANMDSVYERVLRMRQARPCIWWKAISYHFVRRTRQVTRYRNGDAYTTTQVYHERVNTHVAEGEFDYSRCGMRDVSRNLHGLEGHVATRLHFTKCFSFTGTGPENSYLNQRARFFSEIEGLDDYMEAREGMLLKNVDFKEHLIAYVDPDRLPWYTSRVTFWMAALLMLSWPLRVLIEYRTAFVHYQVEKLFGLEYSNSSPSPEAVVAVRNSRYGLPRAETVDSTELEWHIRSNRQLIPSYSEAMLMNLGASGSDHTGSISSNRFLLDNYPAQSYGTLQNCEHCCQHEGGQRRPTLSSSCSSIFSRHTFHSRLSLDTSHFSLCRMYGSRRTMGLWRSRSSTLTERCCPDEQGCRSYTSQLALNDSPPNYQDARFFPVLIVHRPEGCGDSSEVRRYYVRRGSCCMETSL; from the exons ATGTTGTCTCTAGATCTGGAAACTGATACGACTGCGGAGGACACAGCGCCGAGCACCCCAGATGGTGGTGCGGAGACACCGGCCAGTCTCGATGTGCTGGAAGAG CAATGGCCAATCAAGCAGTCCTTGAGTGCCTCTATGTGCCGTGAGATGCACTGGCGTTGCCTCCTCCTGTCCTTGCTCATGTACAGCTGCCTGGGTGCTATGGCCTGGTGTCAGCTCACCCAAGTCACCAAGCTGAGCTTTGATTCCTCCAGTACTTCGCTTACCGCCTCAATGAACTCtctgagaggaggaggagggcgcGCCATGATATACCATGACAGCCCTTGCTCTGATGGCTATGTGTTCATCCCCTTGGCCTTCCTGCTCATGCTCTATGCCGTTTACCTCATGGAGTGCTGGCACTGTCGAGCCCGCAGCGAGCTCCAGTGCAAGGCCAACATGGACAGTGTCTACGAAAGAgttctgcgcatgcgtcaagctcGACCTTGCATCTGGTGGAAAGCCATCAGTTACCATTTCGTACGTAGGACTCGACAAGTGACGCGTTACCGGAATGGGGATGCCTACACCACTACACAGGTTTATCATGAGCGTGTGAACACACATGTGGCAGAGGGAGAATTTGACTATAGCCGTTGTGGCATGCGAGATGTTTCGCGCAACTTGCATGGACTGGAAGGTCATGTAGCAACACGATTGCATTTCACCAAGTGCTTCAGTTTCACAGGCACAGGGCCAGAAAATTCTTACCTCAACCAGCGAGCCAGGTTCTTCTCGGAAATCGAAGGCCTGGATGACTATATGGAAGCCCGTGAAGGCATGCTTCTAAAGAATGTTGATTTCAAAGAGCACCTCATAGCTTATGTCGATCCTGACCGACTTCCGTGGTACACCTCAAGGGTCACCTTCTGGATGGCTGCTCTCCTCATGCTCTCCTGGCCACTTCGAGTGCTGATAGAGTACCGTACCGCTTTTGTGCACTACCAAGTCGAGAAACTATTTGGGTTAGAGTACAGCAACAGCAGCCCATCTCCAGAGGCGGTCGTTGCTGTGAGGAACAGTCGGTACGGCCTTCCAAGAGCAGAAACAGTGGACAGCACAGAGCTGGAATGGCACATTCGCTCAAATCGTCAGCTTATTCCTAGCTACTCAGAGGCCATGCTGATGAATCTGGGGGCTTCTGGGTCAGACCACACAGGCAGCATTTCCTCCAACCGCTTCTTGTTGGACAACTACCCAGCACAGAGCTATGGGACATTGCAGAACTGTGAGCACTGTTGCCAACATGAGGGTGGACAAAGACGGCCAACCCTCAGCTCAAGCTGTTCCTCCATCTTCTCTCGACACACCTTCCATTCTCGTTTGTCACTGGATACCTCCCACTTCTCACTATGCCGAATGTATGGCTCCAGACGCACCATGGGACTGTGGAGGAGCCGTAGTAGTACACTTACAGAGCGCTGCTGTCCTGATGAGCAGGGCTGCAGGTCTTACACCAGTCAGCTGGCCCTTAATGACAGCCCTCCCAACTACCAAGATGCTCGCTTTTTCCCAGTCCTCATTGTACATCGGCCTGAGGGCTGTGGGGACTCTTCAGAAGTGAGAAGATATTATGTACGCAGGGGCTCCTGTTGTATGGAGACTTCTCTGTGA
- the heatr4 gene encoding HEAT repeat-containing protein 4: MAWCQLTQVTKLSFDSSSTSITASMNSLRGGGGGHAMIYHDSPCSDGYVFIPLAFLLMLYAVYLMECWHCRARSELQCKANMDSVYERVLRMRQARLCVWWKAISYHFASSSTMNLQLAKWRPEHHNKHREEKLYRQCLKNASQGLSFSDEVMHEMGAISYKTHDFTWLFHVTGSLKKRKKHKNKELHCNISPLTKNEDRVSVQAPAVNTTVSFSIARDKSEVYDAFRGKGQTRVLNVHSCLKESSAEDRENQSRSSRWQEFALKKLSKSTEQQFSKQQISKQCQNKTGPLLSLRNQDKVRGCINKTSTTVNIKHIEVQQAPHLQEILNPCVSRQVYEKENIIEEEILSAGTGRDMREIRQKVDLPIRTDMLDNDPKVDRKSDLIRQGPKTARQQLHVMPVAELSTLRYAVDNWRTCLNIKLSWQSVTIKGLKRALIDPHYSARLEAIITCASGAVNGPQEEPRPGKVAQHGKASNLHAVPQELQPLIVSALDDPVKKVQMAAAVCQYAMRTPNLRARDILQNTLKQDPSGTGADSWVAAQCLAIEGDMRQAVIQRLLSQHFFSDAPSDQEQSMTLLSSISRKTTVVRSLLAEELNCANWKTRVQACNSIAQLNGPINKDICNKLMYIMWNDWSTAVRQAAAQALSKLDVGREMHNELSVKLKEGPTACRVEALEFIGQLSIMTPKLLPNFLQCFKDDFVAVRLQACLTAASLMMEDQSILDNLMNLMENDPSWKVKVEAINALGIIGCMTQALHKLLIWALHHEEEPRVRIAACEAMSTLEAQGEELQHFLQERYALESNTDVQRHIQGLLQKYGYSLEGDKSKIEEIKLQVKLLCKKHVIAEKVLLMNEMEKQQQQQKLLY, from the exons ATGGCCTGGTGTCAGCTCACCCAAGTCACCAAGCTGAGCTTTGATTCCTCCAGTACTTCCATTACCGCTTCAATGAACTCtctgagaggaggaggaggagggcacgCTATGATATACCATGACAGCCCTTGCTCTGATGGCTATGTGTTCATCCCCTTGGCCTTCCTGCTCATGCTCTATGCCGTTTACCTCATGGAGTGCTGGCACTGTCGAGCCCGCAGCGAGCTCCAGTGCAAGGCCAACATGGACAGTGTCTACGAAAGAgttctgcgcatgcgtcaagctcGACTTTGCGTCTGGTGGAAAGCCATCAGTTACCATTTC GCCTCATCAAGCACCATGAATTTACAGCTTGCAAAATGGAGACCAGAGCATCACAACAAGCACAGAGAGGAGAAACTTTACAGACAATGTTTGAAGAATGCAAGCCAAGGCCTTTCTTTCTCTGATGAAGTTATGCATGAGATGGGAGCCATTTCATACAAGACACATGATTTTACTTGGCTTTTCCATGTCACGGGctctttaaagaaaagaaagaagcaTAAGAACAAAGAATTACATTGCAATATTAGTCCTCTAACCAAAAATGAAGACAGGGTTTCAGTACAGGCTCCGGCAGTGAACACTACTGTATCCTTTAGCATTGCTAGAGATAAAAGTGAAGTGTACGATGCCTTTAGAGGAAAAGGACAGACCAGGGTGTTGAATGTGCACTCCTGCCTGAAGGAATCTTCTGCAGAGGATAGGGAGAACCAGAGCAGGAGCAGCAGGTGGCAGGAGTTTGCACTGAAGAAGCTTTCCAAGTCTACCGAACAGCAGTTTTCCAAACAGCAGATCTCCAAACAGTGTCAAAATAAGACTGGCCCACTTTTGTCTCTGAGGAATCAAGACAA AGTGCGGGGTTGCATTAATAAGACATCAACCACTGTGAATATCAAGCACATTGAGGTCCAACAGGCCCCTCATCTACAGGAAATCCTGAATCCATGTGTAAGCAGACAGGTTTATGAAAAAGAGAACATTATTGAAGAAGAGATCTTGTCAG CAGGAACAGGAAGAGATATGAGAGAGATACGGCAAAAGGTGGATTTGCCCATCAGAACTGACATgttggacaatgaccccaaggtGGATCGCAAATCTGACTTAATCAGACAGGGTCCCAAGACGGCAAGACAGCAGCTGCATGTCATGCCTGTGGCTGAACTTTCCACTCTTCGTTATGCAGTGGACAATTGGAGGACTTGCTTGAACATCA AGTTGTCCTGGCAGAGTGTGACAATTAAGGGCCTAAAGAGGGCTCTTATTGACCCTCATTACTCTGCGCGGCTGGAGGCAATTATAACTTGTGCATCAGGAGCAGTTAATGGACCACAAGAGGAGCCTCGCCCAGGCAAAGTAG CTCAACATGGTAAGGCATCGAATCTACATGCAGTACCTCAAGAACTGCAGCCTCTCATTGTCTCAGCTCTGGATGACCCAGTAAAGAAAGTTCAGATGGCTGCTGCAGTGTGCCAGTATGCTATGAGGACACCTAACTTACGTGCAAGAGACATACTACAAAACACATTGAAGCAAG ACCCTTCAGGCACAGGTGCAGACAGCTGGGTGGCAGCTCAGTGCCTGGCCATAGAGGGTGATATGAGACAAGCTGTCATACAGAGACTTCTTTCACAGCACTTCTTCAGTGATGCTCCATCAGATCAGGAGCAGTCTATGACTTTACTCTCCAGCATTAGCAGGAAGACT ACTGTAGTGCGCTCTCTGCTGGCTGAGGAGTTAAACTGTGCTAACTGGAAAACTCGAGTTCAGGCCTGTAACAGCATTGCACAACTCAATGGTCCTATCAATAAG GATATTTGCAACAAACTGATGTACATAATGTGGAATGACTGGAGCACTGCTGTTCGTCAGGCTGCAGCTCAGGCTCTTAGTAAACTGGATGTTGGCAGGGAGATGCACAATGAGTTGAG TGTGAAGCTGAAAGAGGGTCCAACAGCTTGCAGGGTGGAAGCACTGGAGTTCATTGGTCAGCTCAGTATAATGACACCCAAGCTACTGCCCAATTTCCTGCAGTGCTTTAAGGATGACTTTGTTGCTGTGCGCCTGCAAGCTTGCTTAACTGCAGCATCTCTAATGATGGAAGATCAGTCG ATTCTGGATAATTTAATGAACTTGATGGAGAATGACCCATCatggaaagtgaaagtggaagcAATTAATG CTTTAGGAATAATAGGTTGCATGACCCAAGCTCTCCATAAGTTGTTGATCTGGGCACTTCACCATGAGGAGGAACCCAGAGTGCGCATCGCTGCCTGCGAGGCCATGAGCACTTTAGAAGCACAAGGCGAAGAGTTACAACATTTCCTACAAGAGCGCTATGCACTGGAATCCAACACTGATGTTCAAAG GCACAT